A window of the Paenibacillus woosongensis genome harbors these coding sequences:
- a CDS encoding nucleoside deaminase: MNTQQFLQLAIDLARSNVKEKGGRPFGAVIVRNGEVVATGVNTVLKTKDPTDHAEMRAIREASRVLGSELLSDCEIYASGEPCPMCQGAIQRADLKAVYYATPKEVAMEAKVVPAGSNPNIPFQYVEMANGSEPFELWTKRKENTE; the protein is encoded by the coding sequence ATGAATACTCAACAATTTCTGCAGCTCGCGATCGATTTAGCCCGCAGCAACGTGAAGGAGAAGGGCGGCCGTCCGTTCGGGGCCGTCATTGTGAGGAACGGAGAGGTCGTGGCGACCGGCGTCAATACCGTGCTGAAAACGAAGGATCCAACGGATCACGCCGAGATGAGAGCGATTCGGGAGGCCAGCCGCGTATTGGGAAGCGAGCTGCTGTCCGACTGCGAGATTTACGCTAGCGGGGAGCCGTGTCCCATGTGCCAGGGCGCGATTCAGCGGGCTGATCTGAAGGCCGTCTACTACGCAACCCCCAAGGAGGTTGCCATGGAGGCAAAGGTCGTTCCGGCGGGGAGCAACCCGAATATTCCTTTTCAATACGTCGAGATGGCGAATGGATCTGAGCCTTTTGAATTATGGACCAAGCGCAAGGAAAATACGGAGTAG
- the rbsK gene encoding ribokinase: protein MAASKILVIGSINMDLVLRVPYIPQVGETLLGSSVERVPGGKGANQAVTAAKLGADVFMLGKVGGDEFGGPLMDNLRQAGVNTDHIDLVTAATSGLAVIQVNDEGDNSIVVMPGANDLCSRDYVAAHEELIKAADIVILQMEIPYEAVYEAVDLANKHSKTIILNPAPAPESIPDEVLGKLDYLIPNETELEKLSGQTVNSIASAEDAAKVLLAKGVSRLIVTLGSNGSLYVDANKTVHVPARVVKAVDTTAAGDSFVAAFAVSLSEGKSVKEAISFATIVSSIVVTKAGAQTSIPERSEIDLLL from the coding sequence ATGGCAGCAAGCAAAATTTTAGTAATAGGCAGCATTAATATGGATTTGGTGTTAAGAGTGCCATATATTCCGCAGGTGGGCGAAACCTTGCTTGGCAGCTCTGTAGAACGGGTGCCCGGCGGTAAGGGGGCCAACCAGGCGGTAACCGCAGCAAAATTAGGGGCTGACGTCTTCATGTTGGGCAAGGTCGGTGGGGATGAATTCGGCGGCCCGCTTATGGATAATCTGAGACAGGCAGGCGTAAACACAGATCATATCGATCTTGTAACTGCGGCAACCTCGGGGCTCGCCGTCATTCAAGTCAATGATGAGGGAGATAACAGCATCGTTGTGATGCCGGGCGCCAATGATCTGTGTAGCCGAGATTACGTGGCAGCGCATGAGGAGTTAATCAAGGCAGCGGACATCGTTATACTGCAAATGGAAATTCCCTATGAGGCGGTATACGAGGCTGTAGATCTGGCAAACAAGCATAGTAAAACGATCATATTAAATCCGGCCCCTGCACCGGAATCCATTCCTGATGAGGTGCTTGGAAAATTGGATTATTTAATTCCCAACGAGACTGAACTGGAGAAGCTTAGCGGACAGACCGTCAACTCTATAGCGTCCGCAGAGGACGCAGCCAAAGTGCTGCTGGCGAAAGGAGTGAGCAGACTCATCGTTACGCTAGGCAGCAATGGATCCCTGTACGTGGATGCGAATAAAACGGTTCATGTCCCGGCAAGAGTAGTGAAAGCCGTGGATACAACGGCAGCCGGCGACTCGTTTGTAGCAGCCTTTGCCGTCAGCTTGTCCGAGGGGAAGAGTGTGAAGGAGGCCATTTCCTTCGCAACGATAGTATCGTCAATCGTCGTTACCAAGGCAGGCGCGCAAACATCGATCCCAGAGCGGAGCGAGATCGACCTTCTACTGTAG
- a CDS encoding DUF1697 domain-containing protein, with product MVYIALLRGINVGGKNILKMAELRRVLKEEAGLARVQTYIQSGNVLFESSEEKSVLCKRIEQVIKSAFGMSVSVIVRTAPELRSIAERSPFTEEELAKAAESSVGESLYVSILQEELPVEQVEKLHSADFGEDKYVILGKEIYLLYSNSSRNSKLSGRLDKLGVPATVRNFKTLNKLIDLATEMEQDIS from the coding sequence ATGGTTTATATAGCTCTGCTGCGAGGGATCAACGTAGGAGGCAAAAATATCCTGAAAATGGCGGAGCTCAGGCGCGTATTGAAAGAGGAAGCAGGCCTCGCCCGAGTACAAACGTATATCCAGAGCGGAAATGTCCTGTTCGAATCGAGCGAAGAGAAATCCGTACTGTGCAAACGGATCGAGCAGGTGATCAAGTCTGCCTTCGGAATGTCAGTTAGCGTCATTGTGAGAACGGCTCCGGAGCTGCGCAGCATTGCAGAGCGAAGTCCCTTCACTGAAGAGGAGCTTGCCAAAGCAGCCGAATCATCAGTTGGGGAGAGCCTGTACGTCTCCATTTTGCAGGAGGAATTGCCTGTTGAGCAGGTAGAGAAGCTGCACTCTGCTGATTTTGGTGAAGATAAGTACGTCATACTAGGCAAGGAAATCTATCTGCTGTACAGCAATAGTTCGCGCAATTCAAAGCTGTCCGGCAGACTGGATAAATTAGGCGTTCCAGCAACGGTCCGCAACTTCAAAACGCTGAACAAACTCATTGATCTAGCTACTGAAATGGAGCAGGATATATCATGA
- a CDS encoding DoxX family protein has product MLDTGLLLIRLVVGILFIGHGAQKLFGMFGGYGPKGTGGWMESIGIKPGVLMAVLAGLMEFVGGLLFTLGFLMPLAAALIALAMLGAIVKVHFKNGLWATANGYEYPLVLLVVAIAVALTGAGDISLDALL; this is encoded by the coding sequence ATGTTGGATACAGGACTATTGTTGATCCGTTTAGTGGTAGGGATATTATTTATCGGTCATGGCGCACAGAAATTGTTCGGGATGTTCGGCGGTTACGGGCCAAAGGGCACGGGCGGATGGATGGAATCGATCGGCATCAAACCGGGGGTACTCATGGCGGTGTTGGCAGGGCTCATGGAATTTGTCGGAGGACTGCTCTTCACTTTAGGATTTCTTATGCCGCTGGCCGCTGCCCTCATTGCACTGGCTATGCTGGGAGCGATCGTCAAGGTGCATTTCAAGAACGGTTTGTGGGCAACGGCAAACGGCTATGAATATCCGCTGGTTCTTCTCGTTGTTGCCATCGCCGTCGCTTTGACGGGCGCAGGTGATATTTCGCTGGATGCTCTGTTGTAA
- a CDS encoding Gfo/Idh/MocA family protein: MIRVAIIGTGSIAHSHAAAYASFSERCKVVALVNRHEDKAILLRDKFQFDCKVVQDYKELLHEEDIDLVSICTPPQTHAEMASDLLRAGKHVLVEKPMAMSLEECDQMLAAAAQSGCILSVVGQNRFHEPNWNLKHILDSGLPGKIVHAQVDSYHWRGESYYDLWWRGTWEQEGGGCTLNHGVHHMDMLLWMMGMPQSVQAVMSNTSHRNSDVEDISIAILSYADGSLAQITSSVIHHGEERQMVFQGEHARISSPWKVYASTAKDNGFPERNPALETEIEAYRDGIEPLLYSGFEGQVDNILTAIENGSHQVLIDGQDGRNVLELITAVYEASITKQPVSLPLAKDNPFYTREGLLARAPRFNAKTRPALNASEKQ, translated from the coding sequence ATAATACGCGTAGCTATTATCGGTACAGGGTCTATTGCACATTCTCATGCGGCCGCTTATGCCTCTTTTTCAGAGCGCTGTAAGGTGGTTGCTTTAGTTAATCGTCATGAAGACAAAGCCATTTTGCTTCGGGACAAATTTCAATTCGACTGCAAAGTCGTGCAGGATTATAAAGAGCTGCTTCATGAGGAGGATATCGACTTGGTGTCCATTTGTACTCCGCCTCAAACGCATGCCGAGATGGCGAGTGATTTGCTGCGGGCAGGGAAGCATGTGCTCGTCGAGAAGCCGATGGCGATGTCGCTTGAGGAATGTGATCAAATGCTGGCAGCTGCCGCTCAATCCGGATGCATTCTGTCCGTCGTGGGCCAGAACCGCTTCCATGAACCCAATTGGAATTTGAAGCATATCCTAGATTCCGGCTTACCGGGGAAAATCGTCCACGCCCAGGTCGATTCATATCATTGGCGCGGCGAGAGTTATTACGATCTATGGTGGCGCGGAACCTGGGAGCAGGAGGGGGGCGGCTGCACGCTCAACCATGGCGTTCACCACATGGACATGCTGTTGTGGATGATGGGGATGCCGCAAAGCGTACAGGCTGTCATGAGCAACACCTCGCACCGAAATTCGGATGTCGAAGATATCTCCATTGCGATCCTATCTTATGCGGATGGGAGCCTGGCGCAAATTACGAGTTCCGTCATCCATCATGGGGAGGAGCGGCAGATGGTATTTCAGGGCGAGCACGCCCGTATTTCTTCTCCCTGGAAAGTGTACGCCTCGACGGCGAAAGACAATGGGTTTCCTGAGCGGAACCCTGCTTTGGAGACGGAAATCGAAGCTTACAGGGATGGGATTGAACCGCTGCTGTATAGCGGGTTCGAAGGGCAGGTTGATAATATTTTGACAGCCATCGAGAATGGATCGCATCAGGTACTTATTGACGGACAGGACGGAAGAAATGTGCTGGAGCTGATTACGGCCGTTTACGAGGCATCCATCACGAAGCAGCCCGTCAGCCTTCCATTGGCGAAAGACAATCCTTTTTATACGCGGGAAGGCTTATTGGCCCGAGCTCCCCGTTTTAACGCCAAAACGAGGCCAGCATTAAATGCGAGTGAAAAGCAATAA
- a CDS encoding flavin reductase family protein, which produces MISIDPLLQSERDNYKLLIGSIIPRPIAFVTTLSESGVLNAAPFSYFSIVSSSPPMLSIAVQRRNGVAKDTARNAIARGELVVHIVDESMAAAVNETAANLPPEESEIALTSLTTIASETIAVPGIREAKIRMECVLEKLVTLGGTEEAPSTDLLIARIVRFIVDEEIYEEGRIDPVKLNPVSRLAGSAYAGLGRLFEIERPQ; this is translated from the coding sequence ATGATATCGATTGATCCGTTATTGCAGAGCGAGCGGGACAATTACAAGCTGCTCATCGGCAGCATCATTCCAAGACCTATCGCTTTCGTGACGACCTTGTCCGAGAGCGGGGTGCTCAACGCGGCGCCCTTCAGTTATTTCTCGATCGTCTCGAGCTCGCCTCCGATGCTGTCCATAGCTGTTCAGCGCAGGAACGGAGTGGCGAAGGATACGGCCAGAAATGCGATCGCACGCGGGGAGCTTGTCGTTCACATCGTCGATGAAAGCATGGCCGCAGCCGTCAATGAGACCGCAGCGAATCTGCCGCCGGAGGAAAGCGAGATTGCCTTGACAAGTCTGACGACGATCGCAAGCGAAACCATTGCGGTACCAGGTATCCGGGAAGCGAAAATTAGGATGGAATGCGTGCTTGAAAAGCTTGTGACGCTGGGCGGAACGGAGGAGGCGCCGTCCACGGATCTGCTCATTGCCCGCATCGTACGATTTATCGTGGACGAGGAAATTTATGAAGAGGGCCGGATTGACCCTGTGAAGCTGAATCCGGTCAGCCGGCTGGCCGGCAGCGCCTATGCCGGCCTCGGCAGGTTGTTTGAGATTGAGCGGCCGCAATAA
- a CDS encoding ring-cleaving dioxygenase, which produces MKLQTAGIHHITAFARSPQENVDFYAGILGLRLVKRTINFDAPEVYHLYFGDEHGSPGTIITFFPWPGSRRGKVGGGQVGITAYVVPPGALGFWEERLKGFGISLTKTSRFGEDYLQFRDNEGLWIELVEREAGADSTWSFGGIPTDKAVKGFGGAVLFSVNAKQTMRVLEEVLGLSKVAENEFYARFQASGEIGNIIDVPLKDMEWGSGGAGTVHHIAWRAKDFDEHEEWQQKVGQSGFNPTQIIDRQYFNAIYFREEGGILFEIATDPPGFARDEEPEALGEKLMLPSWFEPVRSQIEANLEPIEVRVLKEGQK; this is translated from the coding sequence ATGAAACTGCAAACAGCGGGCATTCATCATATTACAGCATTCGCGCGGAGTCCACAGGAGAACGTCGATTTCTACGCCGGTATTCTCGGATTAAGATTAGTGAAAAGAACGATCAACTTTGATGCTCCCGAAGTGTACCATCTGTATTTCGGCGATGAGCATGGCAGTCCGGGAACGATCATTACCTTCTTTCCTTGGCCGGGTTCCCGGCGTGGGAAGGTCGGAGGCGGTCAGGTTGGGATCACGGCATACGTCGTACCGCCAGGAGCGCTGGGATTCTGGGAAGAGCGGCTGAAAGGCTTCGGCATTTCGCTGACGAAAACCTCGCGATTCGGCGAAGACTACTTGCAATTCCGGGATAACGAAGGGTTATGGATTGAGCTCGTAGAACGCGAAGCGGGCGCGGACAGCACCTGGTCGTTCGGAGGCATTCCGACAGATAAAGCGGTTAAAGGCTTTGGCGGGGCTGTTTTGTTCAGCGTGAATGCCAAGCAAACGATGCGGGTGCTGGAGGAAGTCCTCGGATTGAGCAAAGTAGCGGAGAATGAATTCTACGCCCGGTTCCAGGCTTCGGGAGAGATCGGCAACATCATCGATGTCCCGCTGAAGGACATGGAATGGGGCAGCGGCGGAGCGGGTACCGTTCACCACATCGCCTGGCGGGCAAAGGACTTCGATGAACACGAAGAGTGGCAGCAAAAGGTCGGCCAAAGCGGGTTTAACCCGACGCAAATCATCGACCGTCAGTACTTCAATGCCATATACTTCCGGGAAGAAGGCGGGATACTTTTTGAAATAGCTACCGATCCTCCGGGTTTTGCCCGAGATGAGGAGCCGGAGGCGCTGGGCGAGAAGCTGATGCTTCCATCATGGTTCGAGCCGGTGCGATCGCAGATCGAGGCTAATCTTGAGCCAATTGAAGTTAGGGTATTAAAGGAGGGGCAGAAGTGA
- a CDS encoding YdeI/OmpD-associated family protein, which translates to MMNSPTNVVAKLNLNKYETKLILNQPEDIAYFNELQYDSEMTKEKYDLIFVFIFNMDQFKEYLDLIIRKQAIHENGYLFFAYPKKNNRKYKEYIDRDSFFEQNAVNEEGYVSGSTLKFSRMVSMDDVFTVIGLKSQAPRKSKPTNAKSSQRVDDYVDYISSIREYLNSDQELLELYDHLTAGYQKDWARYVYSAKKSETQEKRLQQMKDILAQGYKSLDLYRRREQ; encoded by the coding sequence ATGATGAATTCGCCAACAAATGTGGTGGCCAAATTAAATCTGAACAAATACGAAACGAAGCTGATTCTAAATCAGCCAGAAGATATAGCGTACTTTAATGAGCTGCAATACGACTCCGAAATGACGAAGGAGAAGTATGATCTTATTTTTGTATTCATATTTAATATGGATCAGTTTAAGGAGTATTTGGACCTCATTATTCGTAAGCAGGCCATTCATGAGAATGGATATTTATTTTTTGCCTATCCGAAAAAAAACAACCGCAAATACAAGGAGTATATCGACCGGGACAGCTTTTTTGAACAAAACGCAGTGAATGAGGAAGGATATGTATCCGGCAGTACGTTGAAGTTTTCACGGATGGTCAGCATGGATGATGTCTTTACTGTTATAGGCTTGAAATCGCAAGCTCCAAGGAAGAGTAAACCGACTAACGCAAAGAGCAGCCAGCGGGTTGACGATTACGTGGATTATATCTCCAGCATTCGCGAGTATTTGAACAGCGATCAGGAACTGCTGGAACTATATGATCATTTAACGGCTGGTTATCAGAAAGACTGGGCACGTTATGTATACAGCGCGAAAAAAAGCGAGACCCAGGAGAAGCGTCTGCAGCAGATGAAGGATATTTTGGCTCAGGGCTATAAGTCGCTGGATCTATATAGAAGAAGAGAGCAGTAA
- a CDS encoding transcriptional regulator: MQRFNEEYDNWMQKHISEEKNHRRLELLEKGLGHGTVAFLRSVWFPAVGNFNNLYPEWEVRDFHSGYRYLDLAYMPGDAKGGIEIQGYGPHARDLDVRRFKDLCRRHCLLALDGWIFLPIAYLSIQDEPEECQQLVLSFIGRFISIDAPSQLSWLEAETIRFARRMLRPFTPSELAHHLRVSDRHARRILHGLIDMSILSIASGKQRGRSYKLRL, encoded by the coding sequence ATGCAGCGTTTTAATGAAGAGTATGACAACTGGATGCAGAAACATATTTCAGAGGAAAAGAACCATCGGCGGCTGGAGCTGCTTGAAAAGGGACTCGGACATGGGACAGTGGCGTTTTTGCGGTCAGTTTGGTTTCCTGCGGTCGGTAATTTTAACAACCTGTATCCCGAGTGGGAGGTACGCGATTTCCATAGCGGATATCGTTATTTGGATTTGGCATACATGCCTGGGGATGCGAAAGGCGGAATTGAAATTCAGGGGTACGGACCTCACGCGAGGGATTTGGATGTTAGAAGATTCAAGGATCTTTGCCGAAGGCATTGTTTACTTGCTCTGGATGGTTGGATTTTTCTGCCGATCGCTTATTTATCCATTCAAGATGAACCTGAGGAATGCCAGCAGCTCGTTCTATCCTTCATAGGCAGGTTTATTTCCATAGATGCCCCTTCCCAATTGTCCTGGCTTGAAGCTGAAACGATACGTTTTGCCCGCCGGATGCTGCGCCCCTTTACCCCCTCCGAGCTTGCCCATCATTTGCGGGTCAGCGACCGCCATGCCAGACGGATTCTGCATGGGCTAATTGACATGAGCATTCTAAGCATTGCTAGCGGGAAGCAGCGAGGGCGAAGCTATAAGCTGAGATTATAA
- a CDS encoding low molecular weight protein-tyrosine-phosphatase, protein MVKVLFVCLGNICRSPMAEAVFRSQVNEAGLADQIVVDSAGTGDWHIGKPPHEGTRQILKQYGIDDAGMFARQVSKNDFHDFQYIIAMDDMNVKDLAQWFPEDRKVEVKKMLDFVPKHAGGNVPDPYYTGNFQEVYEMIDEGCQRLLQVIREEQGLN, encoded by the coding sequence ATGGTTAAAGTGTTATTTGTATGTCTGGGCAATATTTGCAGATCTCCGATGGCAGAAGCGGTATTTCGCAGCCAGGTGAATGAGGCCGGTTTAGCGGATCAGATCGTCGTTGACTCTGCGGGAACGGGGGACTGGCATATCGGCAAGCCGCCGCATGAAGGGACTCGCCAAATTTTAAAGCAATATGGCATCGATGATGCCGGGATGTTCGCCAGACAGGTCAGCAAAAATGACTTTCATGATTTCCAATATATCATTGCTATGGATGATATGAACGTCAAGGATTTGGCGCAGTGGTTTCCGGAGGACCGCAAGGTGGAAGTCAAGAAGATGCTTGATTTCGTGCCGAAGCATGCTGGAGGAAATGTTCCGGATCCTTACTATACAGGCAATTTCCAAGAGGTATACGAGATGATAGACGAAGGCTGCCAGCGTCTGCTGCAGGTTATTCGGGAAGAGCAGGGATTGAACTAA
- a CDS encoding nitroreductase family protein translates to MSEFTNVVKERRSATKFHPEAKISEQELEEIFSLVKYAPSAFNLQHAHYVVVQDPEKKDKVYEAANKQYKIKTASAAILVLGDLNAYENVRHLNEGMLHLGIINKQELDMTVESVTQFYENRGDSFKRDEAIRNASLSAMLFMLIAKDRGWDTCPMIGFDPEQMRQELNIPDQYVPVMLIALGKEDVSGQRLRGYRKPVGEFVTYNGF, encoded by the coding sequence ATGAGTGAATTTACGAATGTGGTAAAAGAGAGAAGGTCTGCGACGAAGTTCCATCCGGAAGCGAAGATTTCCGAGCAAGAGCTGGAGGAGATTTTCAGTCTTGTGAAGTATGCGCCGTCTGCCTTTAATTTACAGCATGCCCACTACGTCGTCGTCCAGGATCCGGAGAAGAAAGACAAAGTGTACGAGGCCGCGAACAAGCAATATAAAATTAAGACCGCCTCCGCAGCCATTCTCGTTCTGGGTGATTTGAATGCCTATGAAAATGTGAGACACCTTAACGAGGGAATGCTGCATTTGGGCATTATAAATAAGCAGGAGCTCGATATGACGGTGGAATCGGTAACTCAGTTCTATGAAAATCGGGGCGATTCTTTCAAACGGGATGAGGCCATTCGCAATGCGAGTTTGTCCGCGATGCTCTTTATGCTGATTGCCAAGGACAGAGGCTGGGATACTTGCCCGATGATCGGTTTCGATCCCGAGCAAATGCGGCAGGAATTGAACATTCCAGACCAGTACGTCCCGGTCATGCTGATTGCGCTAGGCAAGGAAGATGTGTCCGGACAGCGGCTGCGCGGTTATCGCAAGCCGGTCGGCGAGTTCGTTACGTATAACGGCTTCTAA
- a CDS encoding alpha/beta hydrolase translates to MRHLFEKGIDTKAPTLVLFHGTGGTERDLLPLAKLVSPNSSVLSVRGNVLENGMPRFFRRLAEGVFDEEDLVFRTKELHDFLDQSAKEYEFDRGNLVAIGYSNGANIAGSLLFHYEHAFRGAILHHPMVPLRGIQLPNLAGVPVFIGAGTNDPICSPDETEELEKLLSGAGADVTVHWENFGHQLTSSEVNAAAAWFREKMGSA, encoded by the coding sequence ATGAGACATCTTTTTGAAAAAGGGATCGATACGAAGGCGCCAACGCTGGTGCTGTTCCACGGGACGGGCGGAACGGAGCGGGATTTGCTGCCGCTGGCCAAGCTAGTATCGCCGAACTCCTCTGTTCTTTCGGTAAGAGGGAACGTGCTAGAGAACGGAATGCCGCGGTTCTTCAGACGGCTCGCGGAAGGGGTCTTTGACGAAGAGGATTTGGTCTTCCGCACAAAGGAACTGCATGATTTTCTGGATCAATCTGCCAAGGAATACGAATTCGACCGGGGGAACCTGGTGGCGATTGGTTACTCGAATGGAGCGAACATTGCCGGCAGCCTGCTGTTCCATTATGAACATGCCTTCAGAGGGGCGATTCTCCATCATCCGATGGTTCCTCTGCGAGGTATCCAGCTTCCGAATCTAGCCGGGGTTCCCGTCTTTATCGGGGCGGGGACCAATGATCCGATTTGTTCTCCTGACGAGACGGAAGAGCTTGAGAAGCTGTTAAGCGGAGCGGGGGCCGACGTAACCGTGCATTGGGAGAATTTCGGGCACCAGCTCACCAGCAGCGAAGTCAATGCCGCGGCAGCCTGGTTTCGTGAAAAAATGGGGAGTGCCTGA
- a CDS encoding MarR family winged helix-turn-helix transcriptional regulator, whose protein sequence is MPDQEHTASLKLFVVLSKAYKTIMDQAIRDMKQRGLSPSEFTILEVLYTKGRIPLQQIGDKILITSGSVTYNIDKLVQKGLIRRVPCEQDRRVIYAEITAEGTELFERIFPDHSEFVHSKLGGLSREEKLQAIELLKRLGKGAEGS, encoded by the coding sequence ATGCCGGATCAAGAACATACCGCTTCGCTGAAATTGTTCGTTGTGCTCTCCAAAGCCTACAAGACGATCATGGATCAGGCGATCAGGGACATGAAGCAGCGGGGCTTATCCCCTTCGGAGTTTACAATTCTGGAGGTGCTGTATACTAAAGGGCGGATTCCGTTGCAGCAGATCGGCGATAAAATACTGATCACCAGCGGAAGTGTGACCTACAATATCGATAAGCTCGTTCAGAAAGGACTCATTCGGCGTGTACCCTGCGAGCAGGACAGAAGAGTGATTTACGCTGAAATTACGGCGGAAGGAACCGAATTGTTCGAACGGATTTTCCCTGATCATTCCGAATTCGTTCATTCGAAGCTGGGCGGACTTAGCCGCGAAGAGAAGCTGCAGGCCATCGAGCTCCTGAAGCGTCTGGGTAAAGGGGCCGAGGGCTCTTAG
- a CDS encoding SGNH/GDSL hydrolase family protein, translated as MLLEKGQKLLFIGDSITDCERQRPNGEGLFFALGKGYVALVDALLQSVYPELGIRVVNKGNSGNTVRDLQERWQEDVLDQKPDWLSIMIGINDVWRQYDTPLITEYHVYAEEYEKTLRNLVAKTKPHLQGLVLMTPFYLEPNPEDKMRKTMDEYGAIVKKVADDTGAVFVDTQAAFNVVLEELYPATLAWDRVHPSYAGHMVLARAFLKEVGFEWNRG; from the coding sequence ATGCTGTTGGAAAAAGGACAAAAACTGCTGTTCATTGGAGATTCGATTACGGATTGCGAGCGTCAACGGCCAAATGGAGAAGGACTGTTTTTCGCTTTAGGAAAAGGTTATGTTGCTCTCGTTGACGCCCTGCTGCAGTCGGTCTATCCGGAGCTGGGAATACGGGTAGTGAACAAAGGAAATAGCGGCAACACCGTGCGTGACCTGCAGGAGAGATGGCAGGAGGATGTACTTGACCAGAAGCCGGACTGGTTGTCGATCATGATCGGCATTAACGACGTATGGCGCCAATATGATACGCCGCTGATTACCGAGTATCATGTCTATGCCGAGGAATATGAAAAGACTCTGCGCAATCTCGTAGCCAAGACGAAACCCCATCTGCAAGGGCTCGTATTGATGACACCGTTTTATTTGGAGCCCAATCCCGAGGATAAAATGCGCAAGACGATGGATGAATACGGGGCGATCGTGAAAAAGGTCGCTGATGATACTGGTGCGGTATTCGTCGATACCCAAGCGGCGTTTAATGTGGTGCTTGAGGAGCTGTACCCGGCAACGCTGGCCTGGGATCGCGTCCATCCTTCCTATGCAGGGCATATGGTACTGGCCCGGGCGTTCTTGAAGGAAGTCGGGTTTGAGTGGAACCGGGGTTAG
- a CDS encoding oxalate decarboxylase family bicupin: MKEAYPGHAKPLIVPQPIRSDGAGGPDYGPRDVWRDLENPDLLVPPPTDAGLVPNLKMSFSDTHMQLNHGGWSREITVRDLPIATTLAGVNMSLTPGGVRELHWHQQAEWAYMIWGKARITAVDQNGRNFIADVGEGDLWYFPAGIPHSIQGLETGCEFLLVFDDGKFSDLNTLSISDWFAHTPRDVLAANFGVSEKAFASIPSGQVYIYQDGVPGSLESQKTESPYGSVPLSFKHRLLAQRPLITPGGSVRIVDSSNFPVSKTVAAALVEIQPGAMRELHWHPNNDEWQYYLTGQGRMTVFAGNGVARTFDYRAGDVGYVPFAYGHYIQNTGTESLWFLEIFKSDRFADISLNQWMALTPRSLVASNLHVGPELLNALRTEKWPVVKYPMDSEDLK; this comes from the coding sequence ATGAAAGAGGCTTATCCTGGGCATGCCAAGCCCCTTATCGTGCCTCAGCCAATCCGAAGCGACGGCGCGGGAGGGCCGGACTATGGCCCGCGGGATGTATGGAGAGATCTTGAAAACCCGGATCTCCTCGTTCCCCCTCCTACAGACGCCGGCTTGGTGCCTAATCTGAAAATGTCATTTTCCGATACCCATATGCAGTTAAACCACGGAGGCTGGTCTCGCGAAATTACCGTCCGCGATTTACCGATCGCCACGACGCTGGCTGGCGTGAACATGAGCCTGACTCCGGGAGGAGTAAGGGAATTGCACTGGCATCAGCAGGCGGAGTGGGCGTATATGATATGGGGAAAAGCGAGGATTACCGCAGTGGATCAGAACGGACGCAACTTTATCGCTGACGTCGGCGAAGGCGATTTATGGTATTTTCCTGCCGGAATTCCGCATTCCATCCAGGGCCTGGAGACAGGCTGCGAGTTTTTGCTCGTGTTCGATGATGGTAAATTCTCTGACCTGAACACACTGTCCATTTCAGACTGGTTTGCCCACACGCCCAGGGATGTATTGGCCGCCAACTTCGGCGTTTCGGAAAAAGCCTTTGCCTCGATTCCTTCCGGACAGGTATATATTTACCAGGACGGAGTCCCGGGTTCCCTGGAAAGCCAGAAGACCGAGTCCCCTTACGGCTCCGTTCCGCTCAGCTTCAAGCACCGTCTCCTGGCCCAGCGGCCGCTTATAACCCCAGGCGGAAGCGTGAGAATCGTGGATTCTTCGAACTTCCCTGTCTCGAAGACCGTCGCTGCCGCCTTGGTTGAGATCCAACCCGGAGCCATGCGGGAGCTCCACTGGCATCCCAATAATGACGAGTGGCAATATTACCTTACAGGTCAAGGACGCATGACGGTGTTTGCCGGAAACGGAGTTGCTCGCACCTTCGATTACAGGGCGGGCGATGTCGGCTACGTTCCGTTTGCGTATGGCCATTATATTCAAAATACCGGTACAGAGTCGCTATGGTTTCTGGAAATATTCAAGAGCGACCGCTTCGCCGATATTTCCTTAAATCAGTGGATGGCTCTCACCCCCCGGAGCCTTGTCGCCAGCAACCTGCATGTCGGACCCGAACTGCTGAATGCCCTCCGCACAGAGAAGTGGCCTGTCGTGAAATACCCTATGGACTCCGAGGATCTGAAATAA